From Roseibium alexandrii DFL-11, the proteins below share one genomic window:
- a CDS encoding ChbG/HpnK family deacetylase, protein MKRITLGALDYGLAFGVDRALRDLAEQGRISALGALVATELWPREFRPLIETVKASSSRTLFGITLAFTGDRVSPVSSRMHQTYGDRMFSRSKMNRLALLRLLPDELLLEETLAQLGRYTVLMKRQPDFVAVRDGMLARSSVARTVFKAIGHAGFDTPPLIISPVRSGLKTLRLQRLAKPYDLKFLPKADPLPEVSDREELHRLLHNHFDGMADMSFVAAIPGKADDRLRREEPKAKIAIRECQYDVLASDRFFHTLEKKDVFLN, encoded by the coding sequence ATGAAAAGAATAACGCTTGGAGCCTTGGACTATGGTCTTGCATTCGGGGTTGACCGCGCACTGCGTGATCTCGCCGAGCAGGGGCGTATAAGTGCGCTCGGCGCGCTTGTTGCGACAGAGCTCTGGCCTCGGGAGTTCCGTCCGTTGATCGAAACTGTCAAGGCCTCAAGTTCACGCACACTCTTCGGGATCACGCTGGCCTTTACCGGTGACAGGGTATCGCCCGTCAGCAGCCGTATGCATCAAACCTACGGCGACCGGATGTTCTCGCGTTCAAAGATGAACCGACTGGCGCTTTTGCGACTTCTACCCGATGAGCTGCTTTTGGAAGAAACACTGGCGCAACTGGGCCGGTACACTGTCTTGATGAAGCGGCAGCCGGACTTTGTTGCCGTTAGAGACGGGATGCTGGCTCGTAGCAGTGTGGCCCGAACAGTCTTCAAGGCAATTGGACACGCGGGATTTGATACACCGCCGCTTATCATTTCTCCGGTGCGGTCGGGCCTTAAAACACTTCGGCTTCAACGCTTGGCGAAGCCATACGATCTGAAGTTCTTGCCGAAAGCAGATCCGCTGCCTGAGGTCAGTGACAGGGAAGAATTGCACCGTCTTCTGCACAATCATTTTGACGGGATGGCAGACATGAGCTTTGTAGCCGCTATTCCAGGAAAAGCTGATGACCGGCTGCGCCGCGAGGAACCCAAAGCCAAGATCGCGATCCGGGAGTGTCAGTATGATGTCCTGGCGAGTGACCGTTTCTTTCACACGCTGGAAAAAAAAGATGTTTTCCTGAATTGA